In Sphingobacterium zeae, one genomic interval encodes:
- a CDS encoding nuclear transport factor 2 family protein: protein MKTLVKTFAAAALIAVSTFAMAAEGPGSKATKANVNLSTADFALEHYVAVTTAGESAGVEQLFAEDFNQKIQATNAQSNSRSAVVKLLKKQKGEKLNCTVSTDIIEESADYMVAKVTLKFENFTKTDLVTLERVGNDWKVSKSINSYK from the coding sequence ATGAAAACACTAGTAAAAACATTCGCAGCAGCAGCTTTAATCGCAGTATCTACATTTGCTATGGCAGCTGAAGGACCTGGTTCAAAAGCAACAAAAGCAAACGTCAACCTTTCTACAGCAGATTTCGCTTTAGAGCACTATGTTGCGGTAACAACTGCGGGCGAATCAGCAGGAGTGGAGCAGTTATTTGCAGAAGATTTCAATCAAAAGATCCAAGCTACCAATGCACAGTCTAACAGCCGTAGTGCCGTAGTTAAACTATTGAAAAAGCAAAAAGGAGAGAAACTGAACTGCACAGTAAGCACCGATATCATTGAGGAATCTGCAGATTATATGGTCGCTAAAGTAACGTTGAAATTTGAGAACTTCACCAAAACAGATTTAGTTACCTTGGAGCGTGTGGGGAATGACTGGAAAGTATCCAAATCGATCAATTCGTATAAATAG
- the lepB gene encoding signal peptidase I, which translates to MINFIAGKGVLYAGSQSPRCNYTYYSFMEDPTTIDVPQSHPRNALLAGVFSLVFPGLGQVYNGQIKKGILYFALSYLIPAIFAVTRWATSFTGVIIFMAIGISFLLVMVVDAILNAKKQKFYTLKPYNKWYNYVLIAIFISTMTFVFDMKKMIGIQSYIAQTTANNPTILVGDWIVTDTKAYEKNTPKTGDLVTFTKEDGQLFMYRIVGLPNDTISLKDNIVSINNKLSKSKFIADRNVEGINFSELEETFPNGHSHRIYKSKEEFDNGIKNMNDFVVPTDSIFVLGDSRDNALDSRYIGCIAKNQITGKIKFSYWGKTGFKRMNIKF; encoded by the coding sequence ATGATTAATTTTATTGCCGGGAAAGGCGTCCTATATGCAGGCAGTCAATCACCACGCTGTAATTATACCTATTATTCTTTTATGGAAGATCCAACGACAATTGATGTACCTCAGTCACATCCAAGAAATGCTCTTTTGGCAGGTGTATTTTCTTTAGTTTTTCCTGGCCTAGGGCAGGTCTATAATGGACAGATAAAGAAAGGTATTCTTTATTTTGCCCTAAGTTATCTAATCCCTGCAATTTTTGCTGTCACCCGTTGGGCAACCTCCTTTACCGGCGTGATCATTTTTATGGCGATCGGTATATCATTCCTTTTAGTTATGGTAGTGGATGCTATACTGAATGCAAAAAAACAAAAATTTTATACTCTCAAACCTTACAACAAATGGTATAACTACGTATTGATCGCCATCTTTATCTCCACAATGACCTTTGTGTTTGATATGAAAAAAATGATAGGCATACAATCTTACATTGCTCAAACAACAGCCAATAATCCAACGATTCTGGTAGGCGACTGGATTGTAACAGATACAAAAGCCTATGAAAAAAACACACCTAAAACTGGAGATCTGGTTACGTTTACGAAAGAAGATGGTCAGTTATTCATGTATCGTATAGTTGGTCTACCCAATGACACGATCTCACTTAAAGACAATATTGTATCGATAAATAACAAGCTAAGTAAATCCAAATTTATTGCAGACAGAAATGTAGAAGGTATAAACTTTTCTGAATTGGAAGAGACATTTCCAAATGGACACAGTCATCGCATCTATAAAAGTAAAGAAGAGTTCGATAATGGTATAAAGAATATGAATGATTTCGTTGTTCCGACAGATAGTATTTTTGTATTGGGCGATAGCAGAGATAATGCGCTTGACAGCAGATACATAGGCTGCATCGCTAAGAATCAAATCACGGGAAAGATTAAATTCAGTTATTGGGGTAAGACTGGCTTCAAAAGAATGAATATAAAATTCTGA
- a CDS encoding nuclear transport factor 2 family protein, producing the protein MKALVKTFAAAALIAVSTFAMAAEGPGAKATKATVNLSTADFALAHYVAVTIEGESAGVEQLFAEDFNQKIQATNAQSNSRSEVVKSLKKQKGEKLNCTVSTDIIQESTGYMVAKVTLKFGDFTKTDLVTLERVGNNWKVSKSINSYK; encoded by the coding sequence ATGAAAGCATTAGTAAAAACATTCGCAGCAGCAGCTTTAATCGCCGTATCAACATTCGCTATGGCAGCAGAAGGACCAGGAGCAAAAGCAACAAAAGCAACCGTTAACCTTTCTACCGCAGATTTCGCTTTAGCGCACTATGTTGCGGTAACCATAGAGGGAGAATCAGCAGGAGTAGAGCAGTTATTCGCCGAAGATTTTAATCAAAAGATCCAGGCTACCAATGCGCAGTCTAACAGCCGTAGCGAAGTGGTTAAATCCCTGAAAAAACAAAAAGGCGAAAAGCTAAACTGTACAGTAAGCACAGATATCATCCAGGAATCGACAGGCTATATGGTGGCTAAAGTGACGTTGAAATTTGGAGATTTCACCAAAACAGATTTAGTTACTTTGGAGCGTGTGGGCAATAACTGGAAAGTATCCAAATCGATCAATTCGTATAAATAG
- a CDS encoding nuclear transport factor 2 family protein, with the protein MASEGPGAKATKANVNLSTADFALEHYVAVTTEGESAGVEQLFAADFNQKIQATNAQTHGREAIVKLLKKQKGEKLNCTVSTDIIEESADYMVAKVTLKFENFTKTDLVTLEREGDKWKVSKSINLYK; encoded by the coding sequence ATGGCATCAGAAGGGCCAGGAGCAAAAGCAACAAAAGCAAACGTTAACCTTTCCACAGCAGACTTTGCTTTAGAACACTATGTGGCGGTAACTACGGAGGGAGAATCAGCAGGAGTAGAGCAGTTATTTGCGGCTGATTTTAATCAAAAGATCCAAGCTACAAATGCACAAACCCACGGCCGTGAAGCTATAGTTAAACTATTGAAAAAGCAAAAAGGAGAAAAACTAAACTGTACAGTAAGCACTGATATCATCGAGGAATCAGCAGACTATATGGTTGCTAAAGTAACCTTGAAATTTGAGAACTTTACGAAAACAGACTTAGTTACTTTGGAGCGTGAGGGCGACAAGTGGAAAGTATCCAAATCGATTAATTTGTATAAATAG
- a CDS encoding DUF5655 domain-containing protein, translated as MQLFTQAKNKLSVLKEKPFKLEKDLQRLFENNLEVITGLKLIKSEFIIKAQRFDTLAYDKDNKSFVIIEYKRERNFSVVDQGVSYLNLMLENKAEFIIEYNESQEENLKRSEVDWSQSKVIFVSPSFTDFQKQASNFRDLPIELWEIKRYEDDIIVVNPVKKSKSAPTIKTIQTASNSELEKISNEVKVYTEDTHLEGKPDPTRELYDTFKQSIFNLDSNIDIKPKKMEIGFTKEGKIFTDICILKSSLKIWINLKRGTLDDPKKLARDVSSIGHWGNGDYEIIVADTKNLEYIMSLVKQAIVV; from the coding sequence ATGCAATTATTTACCCAAGCAAAGAATAAACTATCGGTATTAAAAGAAAAGCCTTTTAAGTTAGAAAAAGACTTACAACGACTCTTTGAAAACAATTTGGAGGTGATAACTGGATTGAAGCTGATTAAGTCTGAATTTATAATAAAAGCACAACGTTTCGATACGTTAGCTTATGACAAAGACAATAAGTCTTTTGTTATCATTGAATACAAACGCGAACGTAATTTTTCGGTCGTAGACCAAGGAGTCTCTTATCTGAATCTTATGTTGGAAAATAAAGCTGAGTTTATCATAGAATACAACGAATCACAAGAAGAAAATCTTAAGCGTTCGGAAGTCGATTGGTCACAGTCAAAGGTGATCTTTGTGTCACCCTCATTCACAGATTTTCAAAAGCAAGCTTCAAACTTTAGAGATCTTCCGATTGAGTTATGGGAGATCAAACGATATGAGGACGATATTATTGTCGTGAATCCTGTTAAGAAGTCCAAATCCGCGCCTACAATCAAAACCATTCAGACTGCCTCGAATTCTGAATTGGAAAAGATTTCCAATGAAGTGAAGGTTTATACAGAGGATACCCATCTGGAGGGAAAGCCAGATCCTACGAGGGAGCTTTATGATACGTTCAAACAATCTATTTTTAATTTGGATAGTAACATAGATATTAAGCCTAAAAAGATGGAAATTGGTTTCACTAAAGAAGGTAAGATTTTTACAGATATTTGTATTCTCAAATCAAGTTTGAAGATTTGGATTAATCTAAAAAGAGGAACTTTGGACGATCCTAAAAAACTTGCTAGAGATGTATCATCCATAGGACATTGGGGCAATGGTGATTATGAAATTATTGTCGCAGACACCAAAAACTTAGAGTATATTA
- a CDS encoding CPBP family intramembrane glutamic endopeptidase, translated as MPRFIMVLHANQYADYRFIGLIMLVSFIVPFIFLNEKGIKAIGWNKPKSYKWLSIAFISGCLYAYLLFLLGKSLYQDSYQNWYVYISKSYKIPKDLTIEGKRQMFFIMAGTGMLFSPFGEELYFRGIVHETFVSRFGNRGASILDSSAFALTHIAHFGLIYLLDGWHLLFIPTVIWCFSMYFVSRLFYFFKVKSGAIWGAIICHSAFNLSMIYCIFYQL; from the coding sequence GTGCCAAGATTTATTATGGTGCTCCATGCTAACCAATATGCCGATTATCGTTTTATTGGTTTAATAATGCTGGTATCATTTATTGTTCCTTTCATATTCTTAAATGAAAAAGGAATTAAGGCTATTGGCTGGAACAAACCTAAAAGTTATAAGTGGTTATCCATAGCTTTTATTAGCGGTTGCTTGTATGCTTACCTGTTATTCCTCTTGGGTAAATCCCTTTATCAGGACAGCTATCAAAACTGGTATGTATATATCTCAAAGTCCTATAAGATTCCCAAAGATTTAACGATAGAGGGAAAAAGGCAAATGTTCTTCATCATGGCTGGCACAGGAATGTTATTTAGCCCTTTTGGCGAAGAACTTTATTTTAGAGGGATAGTTCATGAAACCTTTGTTTCGAGATTCGGAAATCGTGGAGCATCAATACTAGATAGTTCGGCGTTTGCCTTAACCCATATCGCACATTTTGGATTAATATACCTGCTCGACGGCTGGCATCTTCTTTTTATACCTACTGTCATATGGTGTTTTTCGATGTATTTTGTAAGCAGACTGTTTTACTTCTTCAAAGTGAAATCAGGAGCCATTTGGGGCGCAATAATTTGCCATTCAGCTTTTAACCTTAGTATGATTTATTGTATATTTTACCAGTTATAA